A single genomic interval of Prunus dulcis chromosome 5, ALMONDv2, whole genome shotgun sequence harbors:
- the LOC117627401 gene encoding pantothenate kinase 2 isoform X2: MASLTEDPVLGINDIKEREEENEKGNTQVVKTEEVGQSERDMASATGSSIHRSGSRPQLDLSKAAIQGNFEERDPTILLPNQSDDLSHLALDIGGSLIKLVYFSRHEDQSIDDKRKKTLKERLGISNGNRRSYPILGGRLHFVKFETNKINECLDFIYSKQLHRMDARIWNPDAPTNENAVIKATGGGAYKFADLFKERLGVSLDKEDEMNCLVSGANFLLKAIRHEAFTHMEGHKEFVQIDQNELFPYLLVNIGSGVSMIKVDGDGKFQRISGTNVGGGTYWGLGRLLTKCKSFDELLELSQLGDNRTIDMLVGDIYGGMDYSKIGLSASTIASSFGKAISENKELEDYSPEDISLSLLRMISYNIGQISYLNALRFGLKRIFFGGFFIRGHAYTMDTISFAVQFWSKGDAQAMFLRHEGFLGALGAFMSYEKHGLDDLMVHHLVERFPMGAPYTGGKIHGPPLGDLNEKISWMEKFVRKGTEITAPVPMAPTGTTGLGGFEVPSSKGGTLRSDASALNIGVLHLVPTLEVFPLLADPKTYEPNTIDLSDHGELEYWFTVLSEQLPDLVDKAVASEGGTDDAKRRGDAFARAFSAHLARLMEEPTAYGKLGLANLLELREECLREFQFVDAYRSIKQRENEASLAVLADLLMELDSMTEETRLLTLIEGVLAANIFDWGSRACVDLYHKGTIIEIYRMSRNKMQRPWRVDDFDVFKERMLGSGDKKPRPHKRALLFVDNSGADVILGMLPLARELLRRGTEVVLVANSLPALNDVTAMELPEIVAEAAKHCDILRRAAEAGGLLVDAMVSTLDDSKGHSSSVPLMVVENGCGSPCIDLRQVSSELAAAAKEADLIILEGMGRALHTNFNARFKCDALKLAMVKNQRLAEKLIKGNIYNCVCRYEPLS; the protein is encoded by the exons ATGGCTAGTCTAACAGAGGACCCAGTTCTTGGAATTAACGatataaaagagagagaggaagaaaatgagaaaggaAATACCCAAGTGGTTAAAACAGAAGAGGTTGGTCAAAGTGAGAGAGATATGGCTTCGGCAACCGGAAGTTCGATTCACCGGTCGGGTTCTCGGCCTCAGTTAGACCTCAGCAAAGCTGCTATTCAAGGGAACTTTGAAGAGAGGGACCCCACTATTCTTCTGCCTAATCAGTCTGATGACTTATCTCATTTGGCTTTGGACATAGGAG GATCTCTCATCAAGTTAGTGTATTTTTCTAGACATGAAGACCAATCAATTGATGATAAAAGGAAGAAAACTTTGAAGGAGAGATTGGGAATATCCAATGGTAATAGGAGAAGCTACCCAATTCTTGGTGGGAGGCTTCATTTTGTGAAGTTTGAGACGAACAAGATTAACGAGTGCTTAGACTTCATCTATTCTAAGCAGCTTCACC GAATGGATGCTCGGATCTGGAATCCTGATGCCCCAACCAATGAAAATGCTGTAATCAAG GCCACAGGTGGTGGGGCATACAAGTTTGCAGACCTCTTCAAGGAAAGGCTTGGGGTTAGTCTTGACAAAGAAGACGAAATGAATTGTCTTGTCTCTGGAGCAAATTTTTTACTCAAG GCAATTCGTCATGAAGCTTTCACGCATATGGAGGGTCATAAAGAGTTTGTGCAGATTGACCAAAATGAATTATTCCCGTATCTTCTAGTCAATATTGGGTCCGGTGTTAGTATGATTAAG GTTGATGGAGATGGCAAATTTCAGAGGATAAGTGGAACAAATGTTGGTGGTGGTACTTATTGGGGCTTGGGAAGGCTGTTAACAAAGTGCAAAAG TTTTGATGAGTTGTTAGAGCTCAGTCAACTGGGAGATAATAGGACTATAGACATGCTTGTTGGGGACATTTATGGTGGTATGGACTACTCAAAG ATCGGTCTCTCTGCATCAACCATCGCTTCAAGTTTTGGGAAAGCTATTTCAGAAAACAAGGAGCTCGAGGACTACAGTCCTGAAGATATATCCCTATCTCTCTTACGAATGATTTCTTATAATATTGGGCAG ATATCTTATCTAAATGCACTACGATTTGGTCTCAAGCGAATATTTTTTGGAggtttttttataaggggTCATGCTTATACCATGGACACTATCTCTTTTGCGGTTCAGTTCTG GTCAAAAGGGGATGCACAAGCAATGTTCTTGAGACATGAAGGGTTTCTTGGAGCTTTAGGTGCATTTATGAGCTATGAAAAGCATGGTCTTGATGACTTGATGGTCCATCACTTAGTTGAAAGGTTTCCAATGGGTGCACCATATACAGGAGGAAAGATTCATGGTCCACCACTCGGGGATTTGAATGAGAAG ATTTCATGGATGGAGAAGTTTGTTCGGAAGGGGACTGAGATTACTGCTCCAGTACCAATGGCTCCAACTGGAACTACTGGGCTTGGAGGCTTTGAAGTTCCTTCATCCAAAGGGGGTACTCTACGTTCTGATGCAAGTGCTTTAAACATTGGGGTTCTACATCTTGTACCCACTTTGGAAGTCTTTCCATTATTGGCGGACCCAAAAAC GTATGAGCCTAACACTATCGATCTCTCAGATCACGGCGAGTTAGA GTATTGGTTTACTGTGCTGTCAGAGCAGCTACCTGACCTCGTTGATAAG GCAGTGGCAAGTGAAGGTGGAACAGATGATGCTAAAAGAAGGGGTGATGCTTTTGCTCGTGCTTTTTCTGCTCACTTGGCACG GTTGATGGAGGAGCCTACTGCATATGGAAAGTTAGGGTTGGCCAATCTATTGGAACTGAGAGAAGAATGCTTGAGGGAGTTCCAATTTGTTGATGCCTACAGAAGTATAAAACAGAG GGAAAATGAGGCATCACTTGCTGTTTTAGCTGATCTGCTGATGGAGCTTGATAGTATGACTGAG GAAACAAGACTGCTTACCCTTATTGAAGGTGTTCTTGCTGCAAACATTTTTGACTGGGGATCTCGTGCCTGTGTGGATCTCTATCACAAAGGAACGATTATTGAAATTTACAGAATGAGCCGCAATAAGATGCAAAGACCTTGGCGG GTGGATGATTTTGACGTTTTCAAAGAGAGAATGTTGGGATCTGGAGATAAGAAACCTCGTCCACATAAAAGAGCTTTGCTATTTGTGGATAACTCAGGTGCTGACGTTATTCTAGGAATGCTGCCCCTAGCACGGGAACTTCTCCGACGTGGAACGGAA GTTGTTTTGGTTGCCAACTCCCTTCCAGCTCTAAATGATGTAACTGCTATGGAGCTTCCTGAAATTGTTGCTGAAGCTGCCAAG CATTGTGACATTCTTCGCAGAGCTGCTGAAGCGGGAGGCTTACTTGTGGATGCAATGGTTAGCACTCTAGATGATTCTAAAGGACATTCATCTTCAGTTCCGTTGATGGTTGTTGAGAATGGTTGTGGCAGTCCTTGCATAGACTTACGGCAGGTTAGCTCTGAGCTAGCTGCTGCTGCGAAAGAGGCTGATTTG ATTATCTTGGAAGGGATGGGCAGAGCTCTTCATACCAACTTCAATGCAAGGTTTAAATGTGATGCTTTAAAG CTTGCAATGGTGAAGAATCAAAGGTTGGCAGAAAAATTGATCAAAGGGAACATATACAACTGTGTGTGCCGATATGAACCACTAAGCTAA
- the LOC117627681 gene encoding iron-sulfur cluster assembly protein 1-like produces MLRLAAKRLLQGGRLGSHEVQSPAVLSLTRFYHERVVDHYDNPRNVGSFDKHDPTVGTGLVGAPACGDVMKLQIKVDDSTGKIVDACFKTFGCGSAIASSSVATEWVKGKQMEEVLTIKNTEIAKHLSLPPVKLHCSMLAEDAIKAAVKDYQAKQTKSNGSTEAAPVEKAANA; encoded by the exons ATGTTGAGGCTTGCGGCGAAGAGACTTCTCCAAGGGGGGCGGCTAGGGTCACATGAGGTTCAGTCACCGGCGGTCCTGAGCCTGACACGTTTTTACCATGAGAGGGTGGTGGACCACTACGATAACCCGCGCAACGTCGGTTCGTTCGACAAGCATGATCCTACGGTGGGCACGGGACTCGTCGGTGCGCCCGCTTGTGGCGATGTGATGAAGCTCCAGATTAAGGTCGATGACAGCACGGGAAAGATTGTTGATGCTTGCTTCAAGACCTTTGGCTGTGGATCGGCCATTGCCTCTTCTTCTGTCG CTACTGAATGGGTGAAGGGGAAACAAATGGAGGAAGTCTTGACTATTAAGAACAC AGAGATTGCAAAAcatctttctcttcctcctgTTAAGCTTCACTGTAGCATGCTCGCTGAGGATGCTATCAAGGCAGCTGTTAAAGATTATCAGGCCAAGCAAACCAAATCGAATGGCAGTACAGAGGCAGCTCCTGTTGAGAAGGCTGCTaatgcttga
- the LOC117627401 gene encoding pantothenate kinase 2 isoform X1 — MASLTEDPVLGINDIKEREEENEKGNTQVVKTEEVGQSERDMASATGSSIHRSGSRPQLDLSKAAIQGNFEERDPTILLPNQSDDLSHLALDIGGSLIKLVYFSRHEDQSIDDKRKKTLKERLGISNGNRRSYPILGGRLHFVKFETNKINECLDFIYSKQLHRGGMDARIWNPDAPTNENAVIKATGGGAYKFADLFKERLGVSLDKEDEMNCLVSGANFLLKAIRHEAFTHMEGHKEFVQIDQNELFPYLLVNIGSGVSMIKVDGDGKFQRISGTNVGGGTYWGLGRLLTKCKSFDELLELSQLGDNRTIDMLVGDIYGGMDYSKIGLSASTIASSFGKAISENKELEDYSPEDISLSLLRMISYNIGQISYLNALRFGLKRIFFGGFFIRGHAYTMDTISFAVQFWSKGDAQAMFLRHEGFLGALGAFMSYEKHGLDDLMVHHLVERFPMGAPYTGGKIHGPPLGDLNEKISWMEKFVRKGTEITAPVPMAPTGTTGLGGFEVPSSKGGTLRSDASALNIGVLHLVPTLEVFPLLADPKTYEPNTIDLSDHGELEYWFTVLSEQLPDLVDKAVASEGGTDDAKRRGDAFARAFSAHLARLMEEPTAYGKLGLANLLELREECLREFQFVDAYRSIKQRENEASLAVLADLLMELDSMTEETRLLTLIEGVLAANIFDWGSRACVDLYHKGTIIEIYRMSRNKMQRPWRVDDFDVFKERMLGSGDKKPRPHKRALLFVDNSGADVILGMLPLARELLRRGTEVVLVANSLPALNDVTAMELPEIVAEAAKHCDILRRAAEAGGLLVDAMVSTLDDSKGHSSSVPLMVVENGCGSPCIDLRQVSSELAAAAKEADLIILEGMGRALHTNFNARFKCDALKLAMVKNQRLAEKLIKGNIYNCVCRYEPLS; from the exons ATGGCTAGTCTAACAGAGGACCCAGTTCTTGGAATTAACGatataaaagagagagaggaagaaaatgagaaaggaAATACCCAAGTGGTTAAAACAGAAGAGGTTGGTCAAAGTGAGAGAGATATGGCTTCGGCAACCGGAAGTTCGATTCACCGGTCGGGTTCTCGGCCTCAGTTAGACCTCAGCAAAGCTGCTATTCAAGGGAACTTTGAAGAGAGGGACCCCACTATTCTTCTGCCTAATCAGTCTGATGACTTATCTCATTTGGCTTTGGACATAGGAG GATCTCTCATCAAGTTAGTGTATTTTTCTAGACATGAAGACCAATCAATTGATGATAAAAGGAAGAAAACTTTGAAGGAGAGATTGGGAATATCCAATGGTAATAGGAGAAGCTACCCAATTCTTGGTGGGAGGCTTCATTTTGTGAAGTTTGAGACGAACAAGATTAACGAGTGCTTAGACTTCATCTATTCTAAGCAGCTTCACCGTGGTG GAATGGATGCTCGGATCTGGAATCCTGATGCCCCAACCAATGAAAATGCTGTAATCAAG GCCACAGGTGGTGGGGCATACAAGTTTGCAGACCTCTTCAAGGAAAGGCTTGGGGTTAGTCTTGACAAAGAAGACGAAATGAATTGTCTTGTCTCTGGAGCAAATTTTTTACTCAAG GCAATTCGTCATGAAGCTTTCACGCATATGGAGGGTCATAAAGAGTTTGTGCAGATTGACCAAAATGAATTATTCCCGTATCTTCTAGTCAATATTGGGTCCGGTGTTAGTATGATTAAG GTTGATGGAGATGGCAAATTTCAGAGGATAAGTGGAACAAATGTTGGTGGTGGTACTTATTGGGGCTTGGGAAGGCTGTTAACAAAGTGCAAAAG TTTTGATGAGTTGTTAGAGCTCAGTCAACTGGGAGATAATAGGACTATAGACATGCTTGTTGGGGACATTTATGGTGGTATGGACTACTCAAAG ATCGGTCTCTCTGCATCAACCATCGCTTCAAGTTTTGGGAAAGCTATTTCAGAAAACAAGGAGCTCGAGGACTACAGTCCTGAAGATATATCCCTATCTCTCTTACGAATGATTTCTTATAATATTGGGCAG ATATCTTATCTAAATGCACTACGATTTGGTCTCAAGCGAATATTTTTTGGAggtttttttataaggggTCATGCTTATACCATGGACACTATCTCTTTTGCGGTTCAGTTCTG GTCAAAAGGGGATGCACAAGCAATGTTCTTGAGACATGAAGGGTTTCTTGGAGCTTTAGGTGCATTTATGAGCTATGAAAAGCATGGTCTTGATGACTTGATGGTCCATCACTTAGTTGAAAGGTTTCCAATGGGTGCACCATATACAGGAGGAAAGATTCATGGTCCACCACTCGGGGATTTGAATGAGAAG ATTTCATGGATGGAGAAGTTTGTTCGGAAGGGGACTGAGATTACTGCTCCAGTACCAATGGCTCCAACTGGAACTACTGGGCTTGGAGGCTTTGAAGTTCCTTCATCCAAAGGGGGTACTCTACGTTCTGATGCAAGTGCTTTAAACATTGGGGTTCTACATCTTGTACCCACTTTGGAAGTCTTTCCATTATTGGCGGACCCAAAAAC GTATGAGCCTAACACTATCGATCTCTCAGATCACGGCGAGTTAGA GTATTGGTTTACTGTGCTGTCAGAGCAGCTACCTGACCTCGTTGATAAG GCAGTGGCAAGTGAAGGTGGAACAGATGATGCTAAAAGAAGGGGTGATGCTTTTGCTCGTGCTTTTTCTGCTCACTTGGCACG GTTGATGGAGGAGCCTACTGCATATGGAAAGTTAGGGTTGGCCAATCTATTGGAACTGAGAGAAGAATGCTTGAGGGAGTTCCAATTTGTTGATGCCTACAGAAGTATAAAACAGAG GGAAAATGAGGCATCACTTGCTGTTTTAGCTGATCTGCTGATGGAGCTTGATAGTATGACTGAG GAAACAAGACTGCTTACCCTTATTGAAGGTGTTCTTGCTGCAAACATTTTTGACTGGGGATCTCGTGCCTGTGTGGATCTCTATCACAAAGGAACGATTATTGAAATTTACAGAATGAGCCGCAATAAGATGCAAAGACCTTGGCGG GTGGATGATTTTGACGTTTTCAAAGAGAGAATGTTGGGATCTGGAGATAAGAAACCTCGTCCACATAAAAGAGCTTTGCTATTTGTGGATAACTCAGGTGCTGACGTTATTCTAGGAATGCTGCCCCTAGCACGGGAACTTCTCCGACGTGGAACGGAA GTTGTTTTGGTTGCCAACTCCCTTCCAGCTCTAAATGATGTAACTGCTATGGAGCTTCCTGAAATTGTTGCTGAAGCTGCCAAG CATTGTGACATTCTTCGCAGAGCTGCTGAAGCGGGAGGCTTACTTGTGGATGCAATGGTTAGCACTCTAGATGATTCTAAAGGACATTCATCTTCAGTTCCGTTGATGGTTGTTGAGAATGGTTGTGGCAGTCCTTGCATAGACTTACGGCAGGTTAGCTCTGAGCTAGCTGCTGCTGCGAAAGAGGCTGATTTG ATTATCTTGGAAGGGATGGGCAGAGCTCTTCATACCAACTTCAATGCAAGGTTTAAATGTGATGCTTTAAAG CTTGCAATGGTGAAGAATCAAAGGTTGGCAGAAAAATTGATCAAAGGGAACATATACAACTGTGTGTGCCGATATGAACCACTAAGCTAA
- the LOC117626933 gene encoding 50S ribosomal protein L7/L12, translating into MRLIALARSFRARPTLPETTGPLQFRCFQPDFAPRDPNAKPKKYKYPAFYDPYGPRPPPSDKIIQLAERIAALAPEERCQLGPTLGERLRLPKLQPISTEGLDLGSQGGPAGASKAEEKKVEKTAFDVKLEKFDTAAKIKVIKEVRTFTSLGLKEAKDLVEKVPCVLKQGVTKEEANDIIEKIKAAGGVAVME; encoded by the coding sequence ATGAGGCTTATTGCACTTGCCAGATCTTTTCGTGCCCGGCCCACTCTCCCTGAAACAACTGGTCCTTTGCAGTTTCGTTGCTTCCAACCTGATTTTGCTCCAAGGGATCCCAATGCcaagccaaaaaaatacaaatatccGGCATTCTATGATCCATATGGCCCTAGACCTCCACCCTCAGATAAAATCATTCAGCTCGCGGAGCGAATTGCAGCACTGGCCCCTGAAGAACGCTGCCAACTTGGTCCTACTCTTGGTGAGAGGCTAAGGCTTCCCAAGTTGCAGCCCATATCAACAGAAGGCTTGGACTTGGGTTCACAGGGAGGGCCAGCTGGTGCGTCAAAGGCTGAAGAGAAGAAGGTGGAAAAAACAGCGTTTGATGTGAAATTGGAGAAGTTTGATACAGCTGCAAAGATCAAGGTAATCAAGGAAGTCAGGACCTTTACCAGTCTGGGATTAAAGGAGGCTAAGGATCTCGTTGAAAAGGTACCCTGTGTCCTTAAACAAGGGGTTACCAAAGAGGAAGCAAATGAcataattgagaaaataaaggcTGCTGGAGGAGTTGCTGTTATGGAGTAG
- the LOC117626930 gene encoding serine/threonine-protein kinase ATM — protein MENPRTPETLEAQNPSGKTLEEGSGLLEWSENCTGLESFSDILGGSGERVDVTGNDVGLGTVEVAAQVLEAEKGTLDGIKGGDLELGVDSMSGVLNSCVKDVGAEEVVLVNGESDGDNEAQMGSKQLQPDNEKDVQMGSVEPQSDGSLEGLGGDESKKDGAQKMAEDDGMNEDKALGPNGIDTASKKIEVSGEGISLFVDFSGPPPGFNENDLHVTSFPGYESKENLEEFGDDEQENSIDYQDYDFAVGDIVWVKTKTQTWWPGKIYDPVDASKYGASDEQGGCQLVGYFGMSHVAWCHPYQLKPFYEYFEQMSGQNKARIFLGAVEKALEEFGRRVKLNMTCMCVLKENRLSVGGAASDEGVPMLERKSGELGEFTITHFNSAEFLAHLKNLAQVVSSVGMLDFTVTRNQLSAFYRSIGHSQLPMHLLQETNYARDVAHYRAMAASNADIQVGHEDTELGEVFLKSTPLTTLQKRSKDKVLHQETNEGNAVLVNCFDGDNGADKGFISGLKSRKRKMKRDSEVEHESEAFDVGNGDGVNEGMIEKGMESRERKKSRYLSYPYINWEQKGLLAEMDDGKVLKATHEGVAANTDAGQSSGLPSNFKCSGEKFWRKWYRRLTGVSSISGNSNLKDASSANLLSEVYSAAVDCLYPNENKTFDSVGWFFSRFRISAFHDESICETYGNSMAGQDEDKDAKPCLLGSGQNEAKCEPKKKKKANLKHPEGKDSASLPSLDQITTTAKKEKKRGRANLGKLKTKSLSGLSDVNISISADNFLGQDSLDISPLMPCGKPKQKKSKMEERASPVCLQTKQTTGIPDLNGNNLVPSLLVDDQQAIGHAASEGKVELEKGLGNETASEPSKPNIIAGFVDTNGNNVKPGTLVVDLRISPQALSCLDSKQVTGLLSAESRPVQKKRKRKERAEAKHPADGIPDLNGNSAECNSLGKEFQESNGLAPPIKPERKKRRRKGEATTIQRKLDMNHGKAQITEKALGTALLLTFSPGVPMPSKDDLISTFCRFGPLKESETQLLKDPGSAQVVFMENADAGEAFRSLEKNNPFGANLDSYKLFHLPSVSRVLETGWSLPTSLSSPTMPGKAPRLDFIRQNLQMMTSMLETSGDNLSPEMRANLECEIKSLLQKVSSMTGSSSS, from the coding sequence ATGGAGAACCCTAGGACTCCAGAAACCCTAGAAGCTCAAAACCCAAGTGGTAAAACCCTAGAAGAGGGTTCTGGGTTGTTAGAGTGGAGTGAAAACTGTACTGGGTTAGAATCTTTTTCTGACATTTTGGGAGGTAGTGGGGAAAGAGTGGATGTTACTGGTAATGATGTTGGACTTGGCACTGTGGAAGTGGCAGCTCAAGTGTTAGAAGCTGAGAAAGGAACTCTAGATGGTATAAAAGGAGGAGATTTGGAATTGGGTGTGGATTCGATGTCTGGTGTTTTAAACAGTTGCGTGAAAGATGTGGGGGCTGAGGAGGTTGTTTTGGTTAATGGTGAGTCTGATGGAGACAATGAGGCTCAAATGGGCTCTAAGCAGTTGCAACCAGATAACGAAAAAGATGTTCAAATGGGTTCAGTGGAGCCACAATCAGATGGGAGCTTAGAGGGCTTGGGTGGAGATGAGAGTAAAAAGGATGGAGCTCAGAAGATGGCTGAAGATGATGGCATGAATGAAGACAAAGCATTGGGACCAAATGGGATTGATACAGCTAGCAAGAAGATAGAAGTTTCTGGTGAAGGTATATCGCTGTTTGTGGATTTTAGTGGGCCTCCGCCAGGATTTAATGAAAATGATCTTCATGTGACAAGTTTTCCTGGGTATGAAAGCAAGGAAAATCTAGAAGAATTTGGAGATGATGAACAGGAGAACAGTATTGATTATCAAGATTATGATTTTGCTGTGGGTGatattgtatgggttaaaaccAAAACTCAAACATGGTGGCCGGGGAAAATTTATGATCCTGTAGATGCATCAAAGTATGGTGCTAGCGATGAACAAGGGGGTTGTCAACTTGTTGGATATTTTGGGATGAGTCATGTTGCATGGTGCCATCCTTACCAACTAAAACCTTTTTATGAGTACTTTGAACAGATGTCAGGGCAGAACAAGGCTAGAATATTCCTTGGAGCCGTAGAGAAGGCTCTCGAAGAGTTTGGTCGGCGTGTAAAATTGAATATGACTTGTATGTgtgttttgaaagaaaatcgCCTCTCAGTTGGTGGTGCAGCATCTGATGAAGGAGTTCCAATGCTTGAGCGCAAATCTGGTGAACTTGGTGAATTTACAATTACTCATTTTAATTCTGCAGAGTTTCTTGCACATCTCAAAAATCTTGCACAAGTTGTTTCATCGGTTGGAATGCTTGATTTTACTGTCACACGAAATCAATTATCAGCCTTCTACCGCTCCATAGGTCACAGCCAGCTGCCTATGCATCTACTCCAGGAGACAAATTATGCTAGAGACGTTGCTCATTACAGGGCAATGGCTGCAAGTAATGCTGACATTCAGGTTGGACATGAAGATACTGAGTTAGGTGAAGTGTTCTTGAAAAGCACACCATTAACTACTTTGCAGAAGCGATCAAAGGATAAAGTTTTACATCAAGAGACGAATGAAGGGAATGCAGTTTTAGTCAATTGTTTTGATGGGGACAATGGTGCTGATAAAGGTTTCATCTCAGGTTTAAAATCCaggaagagaaagatgaagagGGATTCTGAAGTTGAACATGAGAGCGAGGCTTTCGATGTAGGAAATGGTGATGGTGTGAATGAGGGAATGATTGAAAAAGGCATGGAGTCAAGAGAACGGAAGAAGAGCAGGTACTTGTCTTACCCATACATAAACTGGGAGCAGAAAGGATTGCTTGCTGAAATGGATGATGGCAAAGTTTTGAAAGCTACTCATGAAGGTGTCGCTGCAAATACTGATGCTGGCCAATCTAGTGGGCTGCCTTCTAATTTTAAATGTAGCGGTGAGAAGTTCTGGAGAAAATGGTATAGAAGGCTTACGGGTGTAAGTAGCATATCTGGTAATTCAAACTTAAAAGATGCATCTTCTGCTAACTTGCTTTCTGAAGTCTACTCTGCTGCTGTCGACTGCCTATATCCAAACGAAAACAAGACATTTGATTCAGTTGGCTGGTTTTTTTCTAGATTCAGGATCTCGGCATTCCATGACGAATCTATTTGTGAAACCTATGGTAACAGTATGGCTGGTCAGGATGAGGATAAAGATGCTAAAccctgcctgttgggtagtgGTCAGAATGAGGCAAAAtgtgaacccaaaaaaaagaaaaaggctaaTCTGAAGCATCCAGAGGGTAAAGATTCTGCCAGCCTGCCGAGTTTAGATCAAATCACCACAACtgctaaaaaagaaaagaaaaggggaagagcaaatttgggaaaattgAAGACTAAATCCCTTTCTGGGCTATCAGATGTGAATATAAGCATTTCCGCTGATAACTTTTTGGGGCAAGATTCCTTGGATATAAGTCCTCTCATGCCTTGTGGTAAACCtaagcaaaagaaaagcaagatGGAGGAACGAGCAAGTCCAGTGTGTCTGCAGACTAAACAAACCACTGGCATACCAGATTTGAATGGGAACAATCTTGTACCTAGCCTTCTCGTTGATGATCAACAGGCTATTGGCCATGCTGCTTCTGAAGGTAAAGTTGAGTTAGAAAAGGGGTTAGGGAATGAAACTGCTTCGGAGCCTTCAAAGCCTAATATCATTGCTGGCTTTGTAGATACGAATGGAAACAATGTGAAACCTGGTACCTTGGTAGTAGATTTGCGGATATCTCCTCAAGCTTTGTCATGTCTAGACTCTAAACAGGTCACCGGCCTGCTCTCAGCTGAAAGTAGGCCTGtacagaaaaagagaaagagaaaggagagagcAGAAGCAAAGCATCCAGCTGATGGTATTCCAGATTTGAATGGAAATAGTGCTGAATGCAACTCATTGGGAAAGGAATTCCAGGAGTCCAATGGCCTTGCACCTCCAATTAAACCTGAGcggaagaagaggaggagaaaaGGAGAAGCTACTACTATACAGAGGAAACTGGATATGAATCATGGTAAAGCACAGATTACTGAAAAGGCTCTAGGGACTGCTCTTCTGTTGACCTTTTCCCCAGGAGTACCAATGCCTTCAAAAGATGATTTAATTTCAACATTTTGTCGGTTCGGGCCCTTGAAGGAATCAGAGACACAGTTGTTAAAAGATCCTGGTTCTGCCCAGGTTGTATTCATGGAAAATGCTGATGCTGGAGAAGCGTTTCGGAGTTTAGAGAAGAACAACCCTTTTGGTGCAAACCTCGATAGTTACAAGCTGTTTCATCTTCCATCTGTGTCCAGGGTTTTAGAAACAGGCTGGTCTCTACCTACAAGTCTTTCCTCTCCAACTATGCCTGGAAAGGCACCTCGCCTTGACTTCATAAGGCAGAATCTTCAGATGATGACATCAATGCTAGAGACGTCAGGGGATAATCTTTCTCCAGAGATGAGAGCCAACCTAGAGTGTGAAATTAAATCCCTCCTGCAGAAGGTGAGCTCCATGACtggttcttcctcttcttag